In a single window of the Cryptococcus tetragattii IND107 chromosome 1, whole genome shotgun sequence genome:
- a CDS encoding ubiquitin-like protein 5: MPRSPSPSRDYDRPRSRSRSPPPRKKPKELSFYKKSSSSMGSLSHRRDPLDEPTSKERAEARERGEVPRRFGGTREQGVRNTMGNVPSASVGSFKRGGDPLDRYGVRGDPRDERRDEYRRDDSYRRDRDRDDRRDRDRDDHRRDRDRRDRDRDRDRDRDSGRRTDRDRDGSRRDAPPAAAPSSTSVPPQRPTAAPSAASMRLIEVIANDRLGRKVRVKCLPTDTVGDLKRLIAAQTGTTAQKIQLKKWYTAFKDHVSLQDYEIHDGMSLEMY, translated from the exons ATGCCTCGCTCTCCATCCCCCAGCCGCGATTATGACCGTCCTCGCTCCCGATCTCGatctccaccacctcgcAAAAAGCCCAAGGAGCTCTCATTCTATAAAaaatcctcatcctcaatggGTTCACTCTCTCACCGCCGCGATCCTCTGGACGAACCTACTTCGAAAGAACGAGCTGAGGCTAGAGAACGCGGGGAAGTGCCTAGGAGGTTTGGCGGGACGAGGGAGCAGGGGGTGAGGAATACGATGGGGAATGTACCTTCTGCATCTGTTGGCAGTTTTAAAAGAGGTGGAGACCCGCTGGATCGGTACGGTGTCCGAGGAGATCCaagggatgagagaagagatgaataTAGGAGAGACGATTCTTACAGGAGGGATAGAGATAGAGATGATAGGAGAGATAGGGACAGAGATGATCATAGAAGGGATAGGGATCGACGGGATAGAGATCGGGATAGAGATAGGGACAGGGATAGCGGAAGGAGGACAGATCGTGATAGGGATGGATCACGTCGAGATGCTCCCCCTGCCGCCGCTCCAAGTTCCACAAGCGTTCCTCCCCAAAGGCCGACCGCTGCTCCGAGTGCGGCATCCATGAGGTTGATTGAAGTTATTGCGAATGACCGTTTAGGACGTAAAG TGCGAGTCAAGTGCCTTCCTACGGATACTGTTGGCGACCTCAAACGTCTTATCGCCGCCCAAACCGGTACGACGGCCCAAAAAATCCAGCTTAAAAAGTGGTACACTGCGTTCAAAGATCATGTTTCATTGCAGGATTATGAGATCCATGACGGAATG AGTTTGGAAATGTACTAA